The genomic window AGCGGGCCGAGGCGCTGGCCAAGATGGACCAGTTGGATAAATCCATGGCCAAAGACCTCACTGCCAGGGAAGCTTCATCCAAAGGCCTTCCGGCTTCGATGCTGAAACGTTACGGCGCTCTGCGGGAACAACGCAGGGGGGTGGCTGTTGTCGAGGCGAGGGACGGCTCATGTCTTGGCTGCAACATGAACCTGCCGCCGCAGCTTTACAACAGTCTGTTTCGCGGTGATGAGCTGATTGCCTGTCCCCACTGCCAGCGGGTGCTGCTGCTCAGGCTTGAAACGAATAACGGGTAGGAAAAGGTTTGGTCGAAGCAGTCAGGATGGCCGCCGCCTGCTTGCGCAGGGGGAGGAAAGTCCGGGCTCCGCAGGGCATGGTGCTGGATAACGTCCAGCGGGGGC from Desulfobaccales bacterium includes these protein-coding regions:
- a CDS encoding C4-type zinc ribbon domain-containing protein encodes the protein RAEALAKMDQLDKSMAKDLTAREASSKGLPASMLKRYGALREQRRGVAVVEARDGSCLGCNMNLPPQLYNSLFRGDELIACPHCQRVLLLRLETNNG